A window of the Gossypium hirsutum isolate 1008001.06 chromosome A05, Gossypium_hirsutum_v2.1, whole genome shotgun sequence genome harbors these coding sequences:
- the LOC107941406 gene encoding transcription factor MYB36-like (The RefSeq protein has 3 substitutions compared to this genomic sequence), whose amino-acid sequence MGRAPCCDKANVKKGPWSPEEDAKLKAYIEQYGTGGNWIALPQKIGLKRCGKSCRLRWLNYLRPNIKHGGFSEEEDNIICSLYISIGSRWSIIAAQLPGRTDNDIKNYWNTKLKKKLLGRRKQSSNIHGLSNQDPNDPHQPTGSDDNQLSQGLSNSAMERLQLHMQLQSLQNPFSFYNNPALWPKIHPLPEKMIQNMQASNGNPNLLMQPLLPPNPQPANEQSTVHQQDYPEISNTKGLEGLDNCLDGISASDGSVPFGNGDNLMDSTGTDAAVQPGSSFQGELDVFLNHKSSTTGGYPQEDQMVNQLDCFRDINGSKDSSIWWPTDFDTKSASSNSWDSTSVLQSNGMFQDFELGYPM is encoded by the exons ATGGGTCGAGCTCCTTGCTGTGACAAAGCCAACGTGAAGAAAGGACCATGGTCACCTGAAGAAGATGCTAAGCTTAAGGCTTATATCGAACAGTATGGCACTGGTGGCAACTGGATTGCTCTTCCTCAGAAAATTG GTCTTAAGCGATGTGGGAAGAGTTGCAGGCTGAGATGGTTGAATTATTTGAGGCCAAACATTAAGCATGGTGGATTCTCTGAGGAAGAAGACAACATCATATGCAGTCTCTATATAAGTATAGGAAGCAG GTGGTCCATAATTGCTGCACAACTGCCTGGAAGAACTGATAATGATATCAAAAACTACTGGAACACCAAATTAAAGAAGAAACTACTTGGGAGGCGCAAACAATCTAGTAACATCCATGGGTTATCGAATCAAGACCCTAATGATCCTCATCAACCTACTGGttcagatgataatcaattatctCAGGGTTTGAGTAACTCAGCCATGGAACGTCTTCAGCTTCATATGCAGCTTCAAAGTCTTCAGAACCCTTTCTCTTTCTATAATAACCCTGCTTTATGGCCTAAGATTCACCCCTTGCAAGAAAAGATGATCCAAAACATGCAGGCTTCTAATGGAAACCCTAACCTTCTCATGCAACCTCTCTTGCCACCAAACCCTCAACCTGCAAATGAACAAAGTACTGTTCATCAACAAGATTATCCAGAAATCAGCAACACCAAGGGACTTGAAGGGCTTGATAATTGTTTAGATGGGATATCTGCATCAGATGGCTCAGTTCCTTTTGGCAACGGAGACAATTTGATGGACTCAACCAGTACTGATGCTGCTGTTCAACCAGGTTCCAGCTTCCAGGGCGAGCTGGATGTGTTTCTCAATCACAAAAGTAGTACTACAGGTGGGTATCCTCAGGAAGACCAAATGGTTAATCAACTGGATTGTTTCAGAGACATCAATGGTTCAAAAGACAGCTCGATCTGGTGGCCTACTGATTTCGATGCAAAATCTGCTTCATCCAACTCTTGGGATTCAACTTCTGTTCTTCAATCCAATGGAATGTTTCAAGATTTTGAATTAGGTTACCCTATGTAG